Proteins found in one Luteimonas chenhongjianii genomic segment:
- the tsaB gene encoding tRNA (adenosine(37)-N6)-threonylcarbamoyltransferase complex dimerization subunit type 1 TsaB: MKLLAFETATEACSVAVYDDGRVLERFEIAPRRHAELALPWAEALLAEAGVARGQLDAIAVGRGPGAFTGVRLAIALAQGIALALERPVVALSSLEVLAMRADVAPGTPVLAAIDARMGEVYSQAFVREAQGLRPLAPAHVGAPDVIELPGDATGWAGVGTGFSAAEAALQTRLAPRFSTVDALALPRAGDLARLAAAAYARGEAVAPERVEPAYLRDNVALTLVEQVALRAARRAAEPGAPDAP, encoded by the coding sequence ATGAAACTGCTCGCATTCGAAACCGCCACCGAGGCCTGCTCCGTCGCCGTGTACGACGACGGCCGGGTACTGGAACGGTTCGAGATCGCGCCGCGCAGGCACGCCGAGCTCGCGCTGCCCTGGGCCGAGGCCCTGCTGGCCGAGGCCGGTGTCGCCCGTGGACAGCTCGACGCGATCGCCGTCGGCCGGGGGCCGGGCGCGTTCACCGGCGTGCGTCTGGCGATCGCGCTGGCGCAGGGGATCGCGCTGGCACTTGAGCGGCCGGTCGTCGCGCTCTCGTCGCTGGAGGTACTGGCGATGCGCGCCGACGTCGCCCCGGGCACTCCGGTACTCGCGGCGATCGATGCACGGATGGGCGAGGTCTACAGCCAGGCCTTCGTGCGCGAGGCGCAAGGCCTGCGGCCGTTGGCGCCTGCGCACGTCGGTGCGCCCGACGTCATCGAGCTGCCGGGTGACGCGACGGGTTGGGCGGGGGTGGGCACCGGATTCTCCGCGGCGGAGGCTGCGCTGCAGACGCGACTGGCCCCGCGGTTCTCGACCGTCGATGCGCTGGCGCTGCCGCGTGCCGGCGATCTGGCGCGGCTCGCCGCGGCAGCGTATGCGCGTGGCGAGGCGGTCGCCCCGGAGCGGGTCGAGCCGGCCTATCTGCGCGACAACGTCGCGCTGACCCTCGTCGAGCAGGTGGCCCTTCGCGCGGCCCGGCGCGCCGCGGAACCGGGCGCGCCGGACGCGCCCTGA
- a CDS encoding glycosyltransferase, with protein sequence MSLSLAGARFQFERALGLYRRGLASLRTRGPVATWQRVSAQLGLFAPATAQSLLAADMSPFTPFSVPAAPEPEPEVSIIIPVHGHAAQTIACLRAIAAHPPANSIEVIVVDDASPDDSLSLLGRIDGLRLHALAANLGFIGACNAGAAMARGRFLLFLNNDTVPQPGWLDAMRATFAAQRDVGIVGAQLVYPDGRLQEAGAMLARDGRGESRGRFADPTHPEFAWCADVDYVSGAALMIERALFSQLGGFDPRYAPAYYEDTDLAMRVRVAGLRVLVQPAACVVHLEGATAGTDPASGMKAAQARNLPIFAARWRDALARRPLEPVDAGRLPAAGTPQVLIVDNLTPMPDRDSASLRLVNLMRLLREAGAHVVFLPADLRHAGGATRALQALGIEVWHDPHAGGVARWMRNHGHRFQRVLLCRHYIAREFLPLVRAHAPQARVVFDSIDLHYVREQRGAEVAGDASLARAAARTRALELDVIARSDITLVVSAAEAEVLATDAPDARVTVLSNLHEIADTGAAFADRRDLVFVGGFRHPPNVDGVRWFLADIFPRIRAAMPDVAFHCIGGYVPDTITAFADAPGVHIHGHVPDITAYMDGCRIAVAPLRFGAGVKGKVNLSMAHGQPVVATSCAAEGMHLRAGEDVLLADDADAFADAVVTLYRDAELWSRLSANGLANVQAHFSLEAARGTVRQVFLEPTG encoded by the coding sequence ATGTCGTTATCCCTGGCCGGCGCGCGATTCCAGTTCGAGCGCGCGCTCGGGCTGTACCGGCGGGGGCTCGCCAGCCTGCGCACCCGCGGTCCGGTCGCCACCTGGCAGCGCGTCAGTGCGCAACTTGGCCTGTTCGCGCCGGCAACCGCGCAGTCGCTGCTCGCCGCCGACATGTCGCCCTTCACGCCGTTTTCGGTTCCCGCGGCGCCGGAGCCGGAGCCGGAGGTCAGCATCATCATTCCGGTGCACGGCCATGCCGCGCAGACGATCGCCTGCCTGCGGGCCATCGCCGCTCATCCGCCGGCCAATTCGATCGAAGTGATCGTCGTCGACGACGCAAGCCCGGACGACAGTCTGTCGCTGCTGGGCCGGATCGACGGGCTGCGGCTGCATGCACTGGCCGCGAACCTCGGCTTCATCGGCGCCTGCAACGCCGGAGCCGCCATGGCGCGCGGCCGCTTCCTGTTGTTCCTCAACAACGACACCGTCCCCCAGCCCGGGTGGCTGGATGCCATGCGCGCAACCTTCGCCGCGCAGCGCGATGTGGGGATCGTGGGTGCGCAGCTCGTGTATCCGGATGGCCGACTGCAGGAGGCGGGTGCGATGCTCGCGCGCGACGGACGCGGGGAGAGCCGTGGACGCTTCGCCGACCCCACGCATCCCGAGTTCGCGTGGTGCGCGGACGTCGACTACGTGTCGGGCGCTGCACTGATGATCGAGCGTGCCCTGTTCTCGCAACTGGGCGGCTTCGATCCGCGATACGCGCCGGCCTACTACGAGGACACCGACCTTGCGATGCGCGTGCGCGTCGCAGGCCTGCGGGTGCTGGTGCAGCCGGCGGCATGCGTCGTGCACCTGGAAGGCGCCACTGCCGGCACCGATCCGGCCAGCGGGATGAAGGCCGCGCAGGCGCGCAACCTCCCCATCTTCGCTGCCCGCTGGCGCGATGCACTCGCCCGGCGTCCGCTCGAGCCGGTCGATGCCGGCCGTTTGCCGGCTGCAGGCACTCCGCAGGTGCTGATCGTCGACAACCTGACCCCCATGCCCGATCGGGACTCCGCCTCGCTGCGTCTGGTCAACCTGATGCGCCTGTTGCGCGAGGCGGGCGCGCACGTGGTGTTCCTGCCTGCCGACCTTCGCCACGCCGGCGGGGCTACCCGCGCGCTGCAGGCACTGGGCATCGAGGTGTGGCATGACCCGCATGCGGGCGGTGTGGCGCGCTGGATGCGCAACCACGGTCACCGGTTCCAGCGCGTCCTGCTGTGCCGGCACTACATCGCACGCGAGTTCCTGCCGCTGGTGCGCGCGCATGCTCCACAGGCGCGGGTGGTGTTCGACAGCATCGACCTGCATTACGTGCGCGAACAGCGCGGCGCGGAGGTGGCCGGCGACGCGTCGCTGGCACGCGCGGCGGCCCGCACCCGCGCGCTGGAACTCGACGTCATCGCCCGCAGCGATATCACCCTGGTGGTCAGCGCGGCGGAAGCCGAGGTGCTGGCCACGGATGCCCCGGATGCGCGGGTGACCGTGCTGTCCAACCTGCACGAGATCGCCGACACGGGCGCCGCGTTCGCGGACCGTCGGGACCTGGTCTTTGTCGGCGGCTTCCGCCATCCGCCCAATGTGGATGGCGTGCGCTGGTTCCTTGCCGACATATTCCCGCGCATCCGCGCGGCGATGCCGGACGTGGCCTTCCACTGCATCGGCGGCTACGTGCCCGACACGATCACGGCCTTTGCCGATGCGCCGGGCGTGCACATCCACGGCCACGTGCCCGACATCACCGCTTACATGGATGGCTGCCGGATCGCGGTCGCGCCGCTGCGCTTCGGCGCCGGCGTCAAGGGCAAGGTCAACCTGAGCATGGCGCACGGACAACCGGTGGTCGCCACTTCCTGCGCGGCCGAGGGCATGCATCTGCGGGCGGGCGAGGACGTGCTGCTGGCCGATGATGCCGATGCGTTCGCGGACGCCGTGGTGACGCTCTACCGGGACGCCGAACTGTGGTCGCGCCTGTCCGCGAACGGGCTGGCGAATGTGCAGGCGCATTTCTCGCTCGAGGCCGCGCGCGGAACTGTGCGCCAGGTGTTTCTCGAGCCGACCGGCTAG
- a CDS encoding ATP-dependent DNA helicase, with protein MLDAPDAGLAARSLAALVEGGALAERIPAFRPRAAQQALAGSVADAIDRRSTLLAEAGTGTGKTFAYLVPALLSGLKTIVSTGTRALQDQLFHRDLPRVRDALGSGLRSALLKGRANYLCLYRLEQARGEPRLTSREQINPDQSRQFQRIVAWAGRTRMGDMAELDGLPEDTPLLPLVTSTVDNCLGNECPFWSECFLVQARQRAQAADVVVVNHHLLLADLALKQEGFGEILPGAQVFIVDEAHQLPELAAQFFGEGMSARPLVELARDAIAECKDVPGALPVLQAPAHLLDVATRGLRSAMDGLPARGTRYRALYEPAVEDALHALDDALVHLRDALAPLREASPGLDSCHARAQLFVARLRRWNDGSAAAGSMFDDDDDDHDNDAEAAPSAVDAPAADDGVLWYELTPRGFRLQRTPLDVSAPLRAHREASRAAWVFTSATLAVDGSFDHVAQRLGIEAPQTLLTPSPFDWPHQALCYLPPKLPQPASQDYTRAVVDAVLPVLEASGGRAFLLFASHRALRETAALLRDGSRDCPWPLFVQGEAPRHVLLQRFRESGNGVLLGAASFREGVDVAGGALSVVVIDKLPFAAPDDPVFEARLDAIRRSGGNPFRDEQLPQAVIALKQGVGRLIRTEHDRGVLVLCDPRLLGRSYGGVFLDSLPPLPRTREISTVAAFFTAPATMPAGAPAPVPLPETLPS; from the coding sequence GTGCTCGACGCACCTGACGCCGGGCTTGCCGCGCGCAGCCTCGCGGCGCTCGTCGAGGGCGGCGCACTGGCCGAGCGGATTCCCGCGTTCCGGCCACGCGCCGCGCAGCAGGCGCTGGCGGGCTCGGTCGCCGACGCGATCGACCGACGCAGCACGTTGCTGGCCGAAGCCGGTACCGGCACAGGCAAGACGTTCGCGTATCTGGTGCCGGCACTGCTGTCGGGCCTCAAGACCATCGTCTCCACCGGCACCCGCGCCCTGCAGGACCAGCTGTTCCATCGGGACCTGCCCCGGGTACGCGATGCGCTCGGCAGCGGCCTGCGCAGTGCGCTGCTCAAGGGCCGCGCGAACTATCTGTGCCTGTACCGGCTCGAACAGGCGCGCGGCGAACCGCGACTGACCTCGCGCGAGCAGATCAATCCTGATCAGAGCCGCCAGTTCCAGCGCATCGTCGCCTGGGCCGGACGCACGCGCATGGGCGACATGGCCGAGCTCGACGGCCTGCCCGAAGACACGCCGCTGCTGCCACTGGTCACCTCGACGGTCGACAACTGCCTCGGCAACGAATGCCCGTTCTGGAGCGAGTGCTTCCTGGTCCAGGCGCGGCAGCGTGCGCAGGCAGCCGACGTGGTCGTGGTCAACCACCATCTGCTGCTGGCCGATCTGGCGCTCAAGCAGGAGGGCTTCGGCGAGATCCTGCCGGGCGCGCAGGTCTTCATCGTCGACGAGGCGCACCAGCTGCCCGAGCTCGCCGCGCAGTTCTTCGGTGAAGGCATGAGCGCGCGGCCCCTGGTCGAGCTGGCGCGCGACGCGATCGCCGAATGCAAGGACGTGCCCGGCGCACTGCCGGTGCTGCAGGCACCGGCGCATCTGCTCGACGTGGCGACGCGCGGCCTGCGCAGCGCGATGGACGGCCTGCCGGCCCGTGGTACCCGCTACCGCGCGCTGTACGAGCCCGCGGTCGAGGACGCGCTGCATGCGCTCGATGATGCGCTGGTGCATCTGCGCGACGCGCTTGCGCCCCTGCGCGAGGCTTCCCCCGGACTGGACAGCTGCCACGCCCGCGCGCAGCTCTTCGTCGCCCGGCTGCGGCGCTGGAACGACGGCAGCGCCGCAGCCGGTTCGATGTTCGACGATGACGATGACGACCACGATAACGATGCCGAAGCGGCACCCTCGGCCGTGGACGCGCCTGCGGCCGACGACGGCGTGCTTTGGTACGAGCTCACACCGCGCGGCTTCCGCCTGCAGCGCACGCCGCTCGACGTCTCCGCGCCGTTGCGGGCGCATCGCGAAGCCTCGCGCGCGGCCTGGGTGTTCACTTCGGCGACGCTGGCGGTCGACGGCAGCTTCGACCACGTCGCCCAACGCCTCGGCATCGAGGCCCCGCAGACGCTGCTGACGCCGAGCCCGTTCGACTGGCCGCACCAGGCGCTATGCTATCTGCCGCCGAAGCTGCCGCAGCCCGCTTCGCAGGACTACACGCGCGCGGTGGTCGATGCGGTGCTGCCGGTGCTCGAGGCCTCGGGCGGTCGCGCCTTCCTGCTGTTCGCCTCGCACCGCGCCCTGCGCGAGACCGCGGCCCTGCTGCGCGACGGCAGTCGCGACTGTCCATGGCCGCTGTTCGTACAGGGCGAAGCCCCGCGGCACGTGCTGCTGCAGCGCTTCCGCGAATCCGGCAACGGCGTGCTGCTGGGCGCGGCGAGTTTCCGCGAGGGGGTCGACGTGGCCGGCGGCGCGCTGAGTGTCGTCGTCATCGACAAGTTGCCGTTCGCCGCGCCCGACGACCCGGTATTCGAAGCGCGGCTGGATGCGATCCGCCGCAGTGGCGGCAATCCCTTCCGCGACGAACAGTTGCCGCAGGCGGTCATCGCCCTCAAGCAGGGCGTCGGCCGCTTGATCCGCACCGAACACGATCGCGGCGTACTGGTGCTGTGCGATCCGCGCCTGCTCGGCCGCAGCTATGGCGGTGTCTTCCTCGACTCGCTGCCGCCGCTGCCGCGCACGCGCGAAATCTCGACGGTCGCTGCGTTCTTCACTGCGCCTGCGACAATGCCGGCGGGCGCGCCCGCGCCTGTCCCGCTCCCGGAAACCCTGCCGTCATGA
- a CDS encoding RelA/SpoT family protein: MRPACIEWPMPEVPDNLRDRLLASPTIAASGPSLRALLGALPAEVELTEPAAAAVLLDTLASLGLLGADGEVVATAIADAVPAWQPAVRAAMPAVAPLLDGLSAARQVWSLHAEQASEGNPEGLRRLLLALVRDLRLVLLLLSRQLALMRAASRSEDDDARRALALLTRDIHAPLANRLGIWQLKWELEDLAFRYLQPDTYRRIAGLLDDNRTGRERYIEQVRLQLGEALAAQGVPGEVAGRPKHIYSIWKKMQRKQVPIGELYDLRAVRVLVGDIPDCYAALGVVHALWTPIPSEFDDYIARPKHNDYRSLHTAVVGPEGKTLEVQIRTREMHEASELGVAAHWRYKETGGSQRSAAGNAALERRIEWMRRLLEAHTESGAGGEASLVGALGSELVEDRVYVLTPKGEIVDLPQGATPLDFAYQVHTMVGHRCRGAKVDGRIVPLDTVLRSGERVEILTAKTPAPRRDWLVAANGFLASTRSREKVRAWFNRLDRTRNLQAGRELLDKDLRRLGLLHADLAPVLARFNVASVDDLHVLVALGDLGPNQIARALLELERERDAPAEPAPTLPLRKPRRAPKAAASDFHVVGVDNLLVQVARCCRPLPGEPIAGYLTRSRGVSVHRQDCPAFLRLSAAEPQRVLPVEWGRAGGGHESDIRVEAVDRRHLLKDLSNAIAQEDVHVLSIQSETLGLSRVRLQLRVRVADYGQLARLLGKLDGLPGVDAVRR, from the coding sequence GTGCGTCCCGCCTGCATCGAGTGGCCGATGCCCGAGGTTCCGGACAACCTGCGCGACCGCCTGCTGGCGTCGCCGACGATCGCCGCGTCGGGGCCGTCGTTGCGCGCGCTGCTCGGCGCGCTGCCGGCGGAGGTGGAGCTCACGGAGCCCGCGGCGGCGGCGGTGCTGCTGGACACGCTCGCCTCGCTCGGCCTGCTCGGCGCCGATGGCGAAGTGGTCGCCACCGCGATCGCCGATGCGGTGCCGGCCTGGCAGCCGGCGGTACGGGCGGCGATGCCCGCGGTCGCGCCACTGCTCGACGGCCTGAGCGCCGCGCGGCAGGTGTGGTCGCTGCATGCCGAGCAGGCCAGCGAAGGCAATCCAGAGGGGCTGCGGCGGCTGCTGCTGGCGCTGGTCCGCGATCTGCGGCTGGTGCTGTTGCTGCTGTCCCGGCAGCTCGCGTTGATGCGTGCGGCCTCGCGGAGCGAAGACGACGACGCCCGGCGTGCGCTGGCTCTGCTGACGCGCGACATCCATGCGCCGCTGGCGAACCGGCTCGGCATCTGGCAGCTGAAGTGGGAGCTCGAGGATCTCGCGTTCCGCTACCTGCAGCCCGACACCTACCGCCGCATCGCCGGACTGCTCGATGACAATCGCACCGGCCGCGAGCGCTATATCGAGCAGGTCCGGCTGCAGCTGGGCGAGGCGCTGGCAGCGCAGGGCGTGCCGGGCGAGGTGGCCGGCCGGCCCAAGCACATCTACAGCATCTGGAAGAAGATGCAGCGCAAACAGGTGCCGATCGGCGAACTCTACGACCTGCGTGCGGTGCGTGTGCTGGTCGGCGACATACCCGACTGCTATGCGGCGCTGGGCGTGGTGCACGCCCTGTGGACGCCGATCCCGAGCGAGTTCGACGACTACATCGCCCGCCCCAAGCACAACGATTACCGCTCCCTGCACACCGCCGTCGTCGGGCCCGAAGGCAAGACGCTCGAAGTGCAGATCCGCACGCGCGAGATGCACGAAGCTTCGGAACTCGGCGTCGCCGCCCACTGGCGTTACAAGGAGACCGGAGGCTCGCAGCGTTCCGCCGCAGGCAACGCCGCGCTCGAGCGCCGGATCGAATGGATGCGGCGCCTGCTCGAAGCGCATACCGAGTCCGGGGCCGGGGGCGAGGCTTCGCTGGTCGGGGCGCTCGGCAGCGAGCTGGTCGAGGACCGGGTCTACGTGCTGACGCCCAAGGGCGAGATCGTCGACCTGCCACAGGGCGCAACGCCGCTGGACTTCGCCTACCAGGTGCACACGATGGTCGGCCACCGCTGCCGCGGCGCCAAGGTCGACGGCCGCATCGTGCCGCTCGATACCGTGCTGCGCAGCGGTGAACGTGTGGAGATCCTGACCGCGAAGACACCGGCGCCGCGGCGCGACTGGCTGGTGGCCGCGAATGGATTCCTCGCCAGCACGCGTTCGCGCGAGAAGGTCCGCGCGTGGTTCAACCGGCTCGATCGGACGCGCAACCTGCAGGCCGGTCGCGAACTGCTCGACAAGGACCTGCGTCGGCTGGGCCTGCTGCATGCGGACCTCGCCCCGGTGCTGGCCCGCTTCAATGTGGCCAGCGTCGACGATCTCCATGTGCTGGTCGCGCTCGGCGATCTCGGTCCCAACCAGATCGCCCGCGCGCTGCTCGAGCTGGAGCGCGAACGCGACGCGCCGGCCGAGCCGGCGCCGACGCTGCCGCTGCGCAAGCCGCGACGCGCACCGAAGGCCGCCGCCAGCGATTTCCACGTGGTCGGCGTCGACAACCTGCTCGTGCAGGTTGCACGCTGTTGCCGTCCGCTGCCGGGCGAGCCGATCGCCGGCTATCTGACCCGCAGCCGCGGGGTCAGCGTGCACCGCCAGGACTGCCCGGCGTTCCTGCGCCTGTCGGCGGCCGAGCCGCAGCGCGTATTGCCGGTGGAGTGGGGGCGCGCAGGCGGCGGGCACGAATCGGACATCCGCGTGGAGGCGGTGGATCGGCGGCATCTGCTCAAGGACCTGAGCAACGCGATCGCGCAGGAGGATGTGCACGTGCTGTCGATCCAGAGCGAGACGCTCGGCCTGTCGCGGGTGCGCTTGCAACTGCGTGTGCGGGTGGCCGACTACGGCCAGCTCGCGCGCCTGCTCGGCAAGCTCGACGGCTTGCCCGGGGTGGATGCCGTACGCCGATGA
- the lepB gene encoding signal peptidase I, translating to MTPTPAPSPWRAGHRGARLRRWLHREALPMICLLALLLVARSSLANHYYVPSGSMEPALAPGDRVVVDMRAYGLRVPFSQLTLWPGDPLAPGDVVVFRSPSDNVRLIKRVVAVAGDRVDLVDGRLAINGTPLAAQPGGPEDFGDVQVVLNLDDGGGPDLHNLVVPDGQVLVLGDHRGASIDGRYFGFVPAASIYGQARGVFWRSGEGFGWRRL from the coding sequence ATGACACCTACGCCCGCCCCGTCCCCCTGGCGCGCCGGACACCGCGGCGCCCGCCTGCGCCGCTGGTTGCACCGCGAAGCGCTGCCGATGATCTGCCTGCTCGCCCTGCTGCTGGTCGCGCGCTCCTCGCTCGCCAACCACTACTACGTGCCCAGCGGGTCCATGGAACCGGCGCTGGCACCCGGCGACCGGGTGGTCGTCGACATGCGTGCCTATGGCTTGCGCGTTCCGTTCAGCCAGTTGACCCTGTGGCCGGGCGATCCGCTCGCGCCGGGCGACGTGGTCGTGTTCCGCTCGCCGTCGGACAACGTGCGCCTGATCAAGCGCGTGGTCGCGGTGGCCGGCGACCGCGTCGACCTCGTCGATGGCCGCCTCGCGATCAATGGCACGCCGCTGGCCGCGCAGCCGGGCGGACCGGAAGATTTCGGTGACGTCCAGGTCGTGCTCAACCTGGACGATGGCGGTGGTCCCGATCTGCACAACCTGGTGGTCCCTGACGGCCAGGTGCTCGTGCTCGGCGATCATCGCGGCGCCAGCATCGACGGGCGGTACTTCGGTTTCGTGCCCGCGGCGTCGATCTACGGCCAGGCCCGCGGCGTGTTCTGGCGCAGCGGCGAAGGCTTCGGCTGGCGCCGCCTCTAG
- the mrcB gene encoding penicillin-binding protein 1B, which translates to MARIDYEDDDTDDPTEDAPPAWRRRVVTAVLALLALGLGFLIPYTIYLNHQVSEKFDALTWQVPTRVYARPLQVTPGMAMNAATLKTELDAAGYREGDGVKPGTYATEGGRWTISSRGYRDVDRVVAPGRVQLTLSGGRVSRLRDGGGERALEVARMDPARIATLYGQRQEERRLVRIDEVPPLLTDTLQAVEDKDFAHHHGIDLSGMARAAMVNLRAGETRQGASTLTQQLARSGLLGIGREQTYTRKFNEILYAMLIEARYGKGPILEAYLNQVYLGQRGAQAIHGVAAGAEFWFGRRLDDLEIEQVALLVGIIRGPSYYDPRRHPERALERRNFVLDKMLESGLIDQAAHDRAIKRPLGVTETPGSIAANRFPAYVDLVRRQLARDYPAGDLQGAGLSVMSAMAPSAQAYAEGATVRTIKDLSTGKRPPLQAGLLVTDVHSGEVVAAVGSRDPVEHGFNRAVEAQRPVGSLLKPFVYLLALGNPTQYSLASWVDDSPVTITLENGRKWSPGNSDGRSHGTVRLIDALARSYNQATVRIGEAVGTRALADLVHVLAGVRATPNPSLTLGSMDQSPYAMAQLYQFLASGGEIQPLRSVRGVIDEQGRVLSRYDNAPRPAQEGDAIAARLVTIGLQEAVTSGTGRQLVNDGLGRLNAAGKTGTSNDGRDSWFAGWTGDHLAVVWVGNDQNEQTGLYGATGAMRIWSGMFARLPSAPLEVSNDGLEWKWIVQSNSTDADCPGARRFAFVSGYAPPYQPCRVYDPEQTFIDENGNLVDATGAPVQQERRGWREWFGFGRDEPEAPPAETAPSQPAPVPSPEESP; encoded by the coding sequence ATGGCCCGGATCGATTACGAAGACGACGACACCGACGACCCGACCGAGGATGCGCCGCCTGCCTGGCGGCGCCGGGTGGTCACCGCGGTGCTGGCGCTGCTGGCCCTGGGGCTGGGCTTTCTGATCCCCTACACGATCTATCTCAATCACCAGGTGAGCGAGAAGTTCGATGCGCTGACCTGGCAGGTGCCCACGCGCGTGTATGCGCGACCGCTGCAGGTCACGCCCGGCATGGCCATGAACGCCGCCACGCTGAAGACCGAACTCGATGCAGCCGGGTATCGCGAGGGCGACGGCGTCAAGCCCGGCACCTATGCCACCGAGGGTGGGCGCTGGACGATTTCCAGCCGCGGCTATCGCGACGTGGACCGCGTCGTGGCGCCGGGCCGGGTGCAGCTCACCCTGTCCGGCGGACGCGTCTCGCGCCTGCGCGATGGCGGCGGCGAGCGTGCGCTCGAGGTCGCGCGCATGGATCCGGCGCGTATCGCCACGCTCTACGGCCAGCGCCAGGAAGAGCGCCGGCTGGTGCGCATCGACGAAGTGCCGCCGCTGCTGACCGATACGCTGCAGGCGGTCGAAGACAAGGATTTCGCTCACCACCACGGCATCGACCTCAGCGGCATGGCACGCGCCGCGATGGTGAACCTGCGCGCCGGCGAGACACGCCAGGGCGCGAGCACGCTGACCCAGCAGCTCGCCCGTAGCGGCCTGCTCGGCATCGGCCGCGAGCAGACCTACACGCGCAAGTTCAATGAAATCCTGTACGCGATGCTGATCGAGGCACGCTACGGCAAGGGGCCGATCCTCGAGGCCTATCTCAACCAGGTGTATCTGGGCCAGCGCGGCGCGCAGGCGATCCACGGCGTGGCCGCGGGCGCGGAATTCTGGTTCGGGCGTCGGCTCGACGATCTCGAAATCGAGCAGGTCGCGCTGCTGGTCGGCATCATCCGCGGGCCCTCGTACTACGACCCGCGGCGCCATCCCGAGCGTGCACTCGAGCGCCGGAATTTCGTGCTCGACAAGATGCTCGAGTCCGGCCTGATCGACCAGGCCGCGCACGACCGCGCGATCAAGCGCCCGCTCGGCGTCACCGAGACGCCCGGCAGCATCGCGGCCAACCGGTTCCCGGCCTATGTCGATCTGGTGCGCCGGCAGCTGGCGCGCGACTATCCGGCCGGCGATCTGCAGGGCGCGGGACTGTCGGTAATGAGCGCGATGGCGCCCTCCGCGCAGGCCTACGCCGAAGGCGCGACCGTGCGCACGATCAAGGACCTGTCCACCGGCAAGCGGCCGCCACTGCAGGCCGGTCTGCTGGTGACCGACGTGCATTCGGGCGAGGTCGTGGCCGCGGTCGGCAGCCGCGATCCGGTCGAACACGGCTTCAACCGCGCAGTCGAGGCGCAGCGCCCGGTCGGCTCGTTGCTCAAGCCGTTCGTCTATCTGCTGGCCCTGGGCAATCCCACGCAGTATTCGCTCGCCAGCTGGGTCGACGATTCGCCGGTCACGATCACGCTGGAGAACGGCCGCAAATGGTCACCCGGCAATTCCGATGGCCGCAGCCACGGCACGGTGCGACTGATCGATGCGCTCGCCCGTTCCTACAACCAGGCGACGGTGCGGATCGGCGAGGCGGTCGGTACGCGGGCGCTGGCGGATCTGGTGCACGTGCTGGCCGGCGTACGCGCCACGCCCAATCCGTCGCTGACGCTCGGCTCGATGGACCAGAGCCCGTATGCGATGGCGCAGCTCTACCAGTTCCTCGCATCCGGCGGCGAGATCCAGCCGCTGCGCAGCGTGCGCGGGGTCATCGACGAGCAGGGTCGCGTGCTCAGCCGCTACGACAACGCCCCGCGGCCGGCGCAGGAGGGCGATGCGATCGCCGCGCGTCTGGTCACCATCGGCCTGCAGGAGGCGGTGACTTCGGGCACCGGCCGGCAACTGGTCAACGACGGCCTCGGCCGGCTCAATGCCGCCGGCAAGACCGGCACCAGCAACGATGGCCGCGACAGCTGGTTCGCCGGCTGGACCGGCGACCATCTGGCCGTGGTCTGGGTGGGCAACGACCAGAACGAACAGACCGGCCTCTACGGGGCGACCGGTGCGATGCGCATCTGGTCGGGCATGTTCGCCCGTCTGCCCAGCGCGCCGCTGGAGGTCAGCAACGACGGCCTGGAGTGGAAGTGGATCGTGCAGTCCAACAGCACCGACGCCGATTGCCCGGGCGCGCGCCGGTTCGCCTTCGTCAGCGGCTATGCGCCGCCGTATCAGCCGTGCCGGGTCTATGATCCGGAGCAGACCTTCATCGACGAGAACGGCAACCTGGTCGATGCCACCGGCGCACCGGTTCAGCAGGAACGCCGCGGCTGGCGCGAGTGGTTCGGCTTCGGTCGCGACGAGCCCGAAGCCCCGCCTGCAGAGACCGCGCCGAGCCAGCCTGCGCCGGTACCGTCTCCCGAGGAGTCACCCTGA
- a CDS encoding tetratricopeptide repeat protein encodes MSPARFLPRVAALAAALALAACASQSPTTADAAPVAMIPPQTMVQAIRAAAGDGDGELAVQPLRDPMVEDLRERAVALEGQGDLDGAAAALDQALEIVDGDPALLQERAEVAILQNDFTRATELAERAYALGAQVGPLCRRHWITLEQVRLSTGDAAGAVQARGQADGCRVAGPTRY; translated from the coding sequence ATGAGTCCAGCCCGTTTCCTGCCGCGCGTCGCCGCGCTTGCCGCAGCCCTTGCGTTGGCTGCCTGTGCCAGCCAGTCGCCGACGACGGCGGACGCCGCGCCCGTGGCCATGATCCCGCCGCAGACCATGGTGCAGGCGATCCGCGCCGCAGCCGGCGACGGCGACGGCGAACTCGCGGTCCAGCCGCTGCGCGACCCGATGGTCGAGGACCTGCGCGAGCGTGCGGTCGCGCTCGAAGGGCAGGGCGATCTCGACGGGGCCGCAGCCGCGCTCGACCAGGCGCTGGAGATCGTCGACGGCGATCCGGCATTGCTGCAGGAGCGCGCCGAGGTCGCGATCCTGCAGAACGACTTCACGCGCGCCACCGAGCTGGCCGAGCGCGCATATGCGCTCGGCGCGCAGGTGGGCCCGCTGTGCCGACGCCACTGGATCACGCTCGAGCAGGTCCGCCTGTCCACCGGCGATGCCGCTGGCGCGGTGCAGGCGCGCGGCCAGGCCGACGGCTGTCGCGTCGCCGGGCCCACACGCTACTGA